The nucleotide sequence TCCGGTCTACCAAGACGGACAGAAAACCGTCACTTTGAAAGGAGATCACATCGCCGAAGAATTTCAGGCGATCGTCGAGCGGTACGTGGAAAACCGCTACGGTAAGCAGGCATAAAAAAACCGCTTGGATAAGGTGACCCGGTACGACCGGGGCCTTTCCCTCGCGGCTGAAAAACCGGGTAGTGAGTCGCTTAATTCCAGCGTTGCACCTGGGCCTTCCAGCTTCCGTCCGGTTGGCGTTTGAAAACGTTGTAGATCACGCCGTCATAGGAATATTTCAAATTCCCATCTACATTCGACCAACGCAGGGTCGAAACCACCGTGTCATCCTTGGCATAGATCACATTGCCCAGATCCAACTCATAACGACCGGCTTGCTTGGCCAACAAATGGCGCCAGAATTTCCGAATCGCCCGCGGATCCTTGGTCGCCTCGCCGTTGGGCATCAGCACCATGGCGTCCTCCGTATATAGCCGCAGCAATGCGTCCACGCTGCCCTTTTTCAATACCGTATTCCATTGGGCAACGGCATTGGCCGCCACTTGTTTGGACGTGTCTCCGGCCACCGCCCCCTGGGTCATACCCATCGCCAGGGCCGTCATCAACATTAGTTTCTTCAACATGGGGTTTACCTCACTTACTTTAAAAGTCGAATTTATTATAGATAACAAAACAAAATACTTCAATAATCATATCGTGTTTCCTTTTATGAAATTATAAACGGCAAGACTCCGTCGACCTTGATTCTCATAGTAGTCTTTTTCTTTGAAATTCCCGTGACGGGAGCGACAAAAATCGAGAAAGAGAATATTTCCTAATCGGGATGGGGAACGACGAAACCGTCCAAGGCCAGGCGTTGCTTGATCTCGGCCACCATGGCCTCGGCTTTGTCTTTGTCCAGATAGGGGCCCACGCGCACTCGATACATCACCCCCTCCCCGGCTTTCACCTTTTCGATGAAGGCGGCGAAACCGGCCTGCCGCAGTCGATTCTGGAGGCTGTCGGCATTGTCCGCTTGGCTGAAACTGCCCACTTGCACCGCCCAATCAGCGGGCAGCGGTACTTGAGGCGTGGAAACCCGAGGCAACGCCGGTTCTTCGGATAGGGGAAGCTCGGTCAAAGGGGGGCTGAAATCCGATTCGTCGCGCAGCGCATCTTCGAACATCATGGGCAGAAAAATAACCGCCAGCAAGACCAATACCGCCGCTCCCACCAGACGCCGCTTCAGGCGAAGATCCATTGCTTTCCTCCCAAAACCTTCGCGTTCGTAGAGCTACGGAAAAACTCCGCGACTAAAAAAAAGGAGCCGAAAACCACAATAAGACCCTCCGGACCGACCTGTTGTTCCAAGCAA is from Methylohalobius crimeensis 10Ki and encodes:
- a CDS encoding YybH family protein codes for the protein MLKKLMLMTALAMGMTQGAVAGDTSKQVAANAVAQWNTVLKKGSVDALLRLYTEDAMVLMPNGEATKDPRAIRKFWRHLLAKQAGRYELDLGNVIYAKDDTVVSTLRWSNVDGNLKYSYDGVIYNVFKRQPDGSWKAQVQRWN
- a CDS encoding SPOR domain-containing protein encodes the protein MDLRLKRRLVGAAVLVLLAVIFLPMMFEDALRDESDFSPPLTELPLSEEPALPRVSTPQVPLPADWAVQVGSFSQADNADSLQNRLRQAGFAAFIEKVKAGEGVMYRVRVGPYLDKDKAEAMVAEIKQRLALDGFVVPHPD